Genomic segment of Myxococcus stipitatus:
CCGAAGATGCGCGCGCGGACGGAAGGGGTGGAGACGTACTTCCTGTCGGCGAACGCCTCGGGTGAGGCGGCGCTGGCGGTGGCGGACCGGGAGAACGCGGAGGCGCCGGTGGCTCGGGCGGCGCGAGGGGACTCGACGCTGGCGTTGATTCTCGAGGACCTGGTGCGCACGGAGGCGCACTCGGATTCGTCGCGGCTGGCCTACTCGATTCATCCCCGGCTGGTGGCCCGCACGAAGGCGGCGGACCGCGGCGTTCAGCAGGCGCCATTCTTCGTGCTCTCGGGGGTGGAGTGCCCCGCGGTGCTCGTCGAGGTGGGCTACATCTCGCATCCCGAGGAAGGGGCGAAGCTGGCGCGAGGCGACTACCAGGAGAAGCTGGCCGAGGCCATCAGCGAGGGGGTGCTTGCCTTCTTGCGCGAGTCGCGCCGGAGGGATGCCTCCCGGCCCGCCCAGGTGGCGAGCCCCGGCGCGCGGTGAGTCGATAGCGGGTGACGGCGGGCGGGGAGGCTCTGGTAGAGAGGGGCCGCTCTCTTCCTCTCCCTCAGGAGCTCGCCGTGCGTTCCTTCCAACGTGGTGTGCTGGACCTTCGTCCCGTTGTCCTCACCCCCGGAGTGTCCCGCTATGCGGAGGGCTCCGTGCAGGTGGAGTTCGGTCACACCAAGGTGCTCGTCACCTGCTCCACGGAGGAGCGGGTTCCGCCGCACCTG
This window contains:
- a CDS encoding N-acetylmuramoyl-L-alanine amidase, translated to MTLSLRPLLALVACLWLVPVRGEASERPARIVIDPGHGGAKEGAKGPGALREKEVALQIAHRLRTKLEAAGGEVYLTRERDTLMSLTERVSMTNDHGADLFISIHANSMPTPKMRARTEGVETYFLSANASGEAALAVADRENAEAPVARAARGDSTLALILEDLVRTEAHSDSSRLAYSIHPRLVARTKAADRGVQQAPFFVLSGVECPAVLVEVGYISHPEEGAKLARGDYQEKLAEAISEGVLAFLRESRRRDASRPAQVASPGAR